The Deinococcota bacterium DNA segment TGCTGGAACGCCTGGCGGGGACTGTTCGCCTCCAGCCCCTGCTCACGAACGAGACGCTGGCACAGCTTCCAGGCGACTTCGAAGGTCAGTTCGAAGCGCAAGATGGCCGAGTCGCGGACGATGTCGCCCGCGGGCAGCGCCAAGGCCTCGCCGAAGCGGCCGAGAATATCGTCGAAGTCGCGCTTTAGAGCGTCCTGTCTCGCGTCCGTCATGCCAGGGGAAGCTTGTCCCGCTCGGCGAGGCACCGGAAGCCGGGGGAAGCCTGGGAGAAGTCGACGAGGTCGATCTTGCGGATGGTCGGAAGCGCCT contains these protein-coding regions:
- a CDS encoding nucleotidyltransferase substrate binding protein; this encodes MTDARQDALKRDFDDILGRFGEALALPAGDIVRDSAILRFELTFEVAWKLCQRLVREQGLEANSPRQAFQ